Proteins encoded by one window of Streptomyces sp. NBC_01477:
- a CDS encoding GNAT family N-acetyltransferase, with protein sequence MTTDDLCTADWTTAPLPVSHPDAVTLIRRYYTELIIRYYGRPTDDAEVSAVIAQEPSDDLALPTGIFAVARIGGAAVGCLGVRALDAGTVELTRMFVVPEARGRGVAGSLIELAEGLARGTFGARAVRLDTRADLVEARALYARHGYREIERYNDSPYADHWFEKTLA encoded by the coding sequence ATGACCACGGACGATCTCTGCACGGCCGACTGGACGACCGCGCCCCTGCCAGTGTCGCACCCCGACGCGGTAACGCTGATACGCCGGTATTACACGGAGCTGATCATTCGTTACTACGGGCGGCCGACCGATGACGCCGAAGTCTCCGCGGTGATCGCGCAGGAGCCGAGCGACGACCTGGCGCTGCCCACCGGCATCTTCGCCGTCGCCAGGATCGGCGGCGCCGCGGTGGGCTGCCTGGGAGTGCGGGCGCTGGACGCCGGCACGGTGGAGCTGACCCGGATGTTCGTCGTCCCCGAGGCCCGCGGGCGCGGCGTGGCCGGCAGCCTGATCGAGCTGGCGGAGGGCCTCGCCCGCGGCACCTTCGGCGCCCGGGCGGTCCGCCTCGACACACGCGCGGACCTGGTCGAGGCCCGCGCGCTCTACGCCCGGCACGGCTACCGCGAGATCGAGCGGTACAACGACAGCCCGTACGCCGACCACTGGTTCGAGAAGACGCTCGCCTGA
- a CDS encoding Tex family protein: protein MSGNVSVERRIAEELGVREGQVRAAVDLLDGGATVPFIARYRKEATGTLDDEQLRNLEERLRYLRELDERRAAVLESIEAQGKLDDALKAQIMAADSKARLEDIYLPYKPKRRTKAQIAREAGLEPLADGLLADPALDPQTAAAPYVSADNGVEDAAAALDGARAILTERFSEDADLVGELRTRMWSRGRLMAKVREGKEEAGAKFADYFDFAEPFTKLPSHRVLAMLRGEKEEILDLTLEPEEPAEGPTSFERRIAQQFGITDRGRPADKWLGDTVRWAWRTRFLVRLSLDLRVRLRQEAEDEAVRVFAANLRDLLLAAPAGTRSTMGLDPGLRTGVKVAVVDATGKVVATDTIYPHVPRNRWDESLATLARLAAAHRVDLIAIGNGTASRETDKLAAELITAHPELNLTKAVVSEAGASVYSASAYASAELPELDVSLRGAVSIARRLQDPLAELVKIDPRSIGVGQYQHDLSEVKLSRSLDAVVEDCVNGVGVDVNTASVPLLRRVSGITEGLAANIVTHRDANGPFRTRKDLKGVARLGPKAYEQCAGFLRILGGDDPLDASAVHPEAYPVVRRIGTTAGTGIAELIGNGTVLRTLRPQDFVDDSFGLPTVTDILAELEKPGRDPRPAFKTATFKEGVEEMKDLRPGMLLEGVVTNVAAFGAFVDVGVHQDGLVHVSALSRSYVSDPREVVKPGDIVRVKVLDVDLPRKRISLTLRLDDEAKASGPAGGGGNGGGGNGSGGGGGERRGKAPRQGGRQGQGDRRGGGSAPQAAGGAMADALRRAGLTGGR from the coding sequence ATCAGCGGCAACGTTTCGGTCGAACGCAGGATCGCCGAGGAGTTGGGCGTACGCGAAGGTCAGGTGCGGGCGGCCGTCGATCTGCTCGACGGCGGGGCCACCGTGCCGTTCATCGCGCGCTACCGCAAGGAGGCCACCGGCACCCTCGACGACGAGCAGCTGCGCAATCTGGAGGAGCGGCTGCGCTATCTGCGGGAGCTGGACGAGCGGCGGGCGGCCGTCCTGGAGTCCATCGAGGCGCAGGGCAAGCTCGACGACGCGCTCAAGGCGCAGATCATGGCGGCGGACTCCAAGGCGCGCCTGGAGGACATCTACCTGCCGTACAAGCCCAAGCGGCGCACCAAGGCGCAGATCGCCCGGGAGGCCGGCCTCGAACCGCTCGCCGACGGCCTGCTCGCCGACCCGGCGCTGGACCCGCAGACCGCCGCGGCGCCGTATGTGTCCGCCGACAACGGGGTGGAGGACGCGGCAGCAGCCCTCGACGGCGCGCGGGCCATCCTCACCGAGCGCTTCTCGGAGGACGCCGACCTGGTCGGCGAGCTGCGCACCCGGATGTGGAGCCGCGGCCGGCTGATGGCGAAGGTGCGCGAGGGCAAGGAGGAGGCCGGCGCGAAATTCGCCGACTACTTCGACTTCGCCGAACCCTTCACCAAGCTGCCCTCGCACCGGGTGCTGGCGATGCTGCGCGGCGAGAAGGAGGAAATCCTCGACCTGACGCTGGAGCCCGAGGAGCCCGCCGAGGGCCCGACGAGCTTCGAGCGCCGCATCGCCCAGCAGTTCGGCATCACCGACCGCGGCCGCCCGGCCGACAAATGGCTCGGCGACACGGTCCGCTGGGCCTGGCGCACCCGTTTCCTGGTCCGGCTCAGCCTTGATCTCCGGGTCCGGCTGCGCCAGGAGGCGGAGGACGAGGCGGTACGGGTCTTCGCCGCGAATCTGCGCGACCTGCTGCTGGCCGCGCCTGCCGGCACCCGGTCCACCATGGGCCTCGACCCGGGCCTGCGCACCGGCGTCAAGGTCGCCGTGGTCGACGCCACCGGCAAGGTGGTCGCCACCGACACGATCTACCCGCATGTGCCGCGCAACCGCTGGGACGAGTCCCTGGCGACACTGGCCCGCCTCGCCGCGGCCCACCGGGTGGACCTGATCGCGATCGGCAACGGCACCGCGTCACGGGAGACCGACAAGCTCGCCGCCGAACTGATCACGGCGCACCCCGAGCTGAACCTGACCAAGGCCGTGGTGTCGGAGGCCGGCGCCTCGGTCTACTCCGCCTCCGCCTATGCCTCCGCCGAGCTTCCCGAGCTGGACGTGTCGCTGCGCGGCGCGGTGTCCATCGCCCGCCGGCTCCAGGACCCGCTGGCGGAACTGGTCAAGATCGACCCGCGGTCCATCGGGGTCGGCCAGTACCAGCACGACCTGTCCGAGGTGAAGCTGTCCCGCTCCCTCGACGCGGTCGTCGAGGACTGCGTCAACGGCGTCGGGGTCGACGTCAACACCGCGTCGGTGCCGCTGCTGCGCCGGGTCTCGGGCATCACCGAGGGCCTGGCCGCCAACATCGTCACCCATCGCGACGCCAACGGCCCCTTCCGTACCCGCAAGGACCTCAAGGGCGTCGCCAGGCTCGGCCCCAAGGCGTACGAGCAGTGCGCGGGCTTCCTGCGCATCCTCGGCGGCGACGACCCGCTGGACGCCTCCGCGGTGCACCCCGAGGCGTACCCGGTGGTCCGCAGGATCGGTACGACCGCGGGCACCGGCATCGCCGAGCTGATCGGCAACGGCACGGTCCTGCGCACATTGCGCCCGCAGGACTTCGTGGACGACTCCTTCGGCCTGCCGACCGTCACCGACATCCTCGCCGAGCTGGAGAAGCCCGGCCGCGACCCGCGGCCCGCGTTCAAGACCGCGACCTTCAAGGAGGGCGTGGAGGAGATGAAGGACCTCCGGCCCGGGATGCTGCTGGAGGGCGTGGTCACCAATGTGGCGGCCTTCGGCGCGTTCGTGGACGTCGGCGTCCACCAGGACGGCCTGGTCCATGTGTCGGCGCTGTCCCGCAGCTATGTGTCGGATCCGCGGGAGGTGGTCAAGCCGGGCGACATCGTGCGGGTCAAGGTGCTCGACGTCGACCTGCCGCGCAAGCGGATCTCGCTGACGCTGCGGCTGGACGACGAGGCCAAGGCGTCCGGTCCGGCCGGCGGTGGCGGCAATGGCGGCGGCGGCAATGGCAGCGGTGGCGGCGGCGGTGAGCGCCGCGGCAAGGCGCCGCGGCAGGGCGGCAGGCAGGGCCAGGGCGACCGGCGCGGCGGCGGCTCCGCACCCCAGGCGGCGGGCGGCGCGATGGCCGACGCCCTGCGCCGGGCGGGCCTGACCGGCGGCAGGTGA
- a CDS encoding MOSC domain-containing protein, which yields MSHATVIAVSTDTDHRFSKPNRSSIRLLAGLGVEGDAHLGVTVQHLSRIAQDPAQPNLRQVHLIHAELFDELRAAGYAVTPGDLGENVTTRGIDLLGLPAGTRLRLGPEAVVEITGLRNPCRQIDRFRAGLLKQVIGRDESGAVVRKAGVMGIVLAPGTLRPGDPIAVELPAPPHRPLEKV from the coding sequence ATGAGTCATGCCACCGTCATCGCGGTCAGCACCGACACGGACCATCGATTCAGCAAGCCCAACCGATCCAGCATCCGGCTGCTCGCCGGTCTGGGCGTGGAGGGTGACGCGCACCTCGGCGTCACCGTCCAGCACCTGTCCCGTATCGCCCAGGACCCGGCGCAGCCCAACCTCCGGCAGGTCCATCTGATCCACGCCGAGCTGTTCGACGAGCTGCGCGCCGCGGGCTACGCGGTGACCCCCGGCGACCTGGGCGAGAACGTCACGACCCGGGGCATCGACCTGCTCGGCCTGCCGGCCGGCACCCGGCTGCGCCTCGGGCCCGAGGCCGTCGTGGAGATCACCGGGCTGCGCAATCCCTGCCGCCAGATCGACCGCTTCCGGGCCGGCCTGCTCAAGCAGGTCATCGGCCGGGACGAGTCGGGCGCGGTGGTCCGCAAGGCCGGCGTCATGGGCATCGTGCTGGCCCCCGGCACGCTGCGCCCCGGCGACCCGATCGCCGTCGAGCTGCCGGCGCCCCCGCACCGCCCGCTGGAAAAAGTCTGA